The window ATCGCCATACGGAACGAATTCAACAATCAAATAGAGCTCAGACATCGTACAGCATCCCAACATACTGACAATGTGTTTATGGCATCCGATACGTTTCATCAGTTTGATCTCGTTCACGAGGTCGCGTCGATCCTCCTCCGTTGCCGTCCCCTTGAGGAGCTTCACGGCGACCGGAATCGATACTTCCTCACACGACTTCCGATGCTCCAGCCGTTTCTTCACACTCAGAGTTCTCACCACCGACGCGTGTCTCTCTGACGGACCAAACGTTCCCTTGATATTCGCTCTCCACACCTCGCCAAAGAATCCCTCGCCCAGTTTGTTGTCGAGACTAATTCGATTGGCCGCGACTTCCCACTCGTCGGGTACCTCACAAGGACTGACCGGTGGTTGACCGTACAGAAGGTTTGATGTCATGGAGAGGGGATGAGCAACGAGTATGATTTTCTGGCGTTTTCTTCTCCAGTGGCAGTAGAAGACGATCGCAATGACAAGAGCGACGATAACTGAGAAGACGAGTGGAGATGCGACATATGCGACCAGTAGTTGGTCGCTGGGTGATTTGTAACCTGGAATGTTGAGATGCATTTTTGGTAAATATTTCTTATGTAGTAAAGATTTAGTCGGGATTTGtgctgtctgcctgtctgtgtctgtctgtctgcctctctaactctctgtctgtttgtcagtcagtctgtctgtctgtctgtctgtgtacgtctgtgtgtgtctgtctaagcctgtctgtctgtctgtttgtctgctgtatgtctgtctctgtctatgtgtacgtctgtgtatgtctatttgtgtgtcagcataagtctgtttgctgtctgtcttgtgtctgtctgtgtatgtctgtttgtgtctgcctgtctatgtcataatgtgtctgtctgcctgtctatgtcataatgtgtctgtctgtctgtctgtctgtctgtctgtctgtcaatttcattcaTTGAAAAacaaactctacattacatttcgaatactaaatacaagcaatctactgagttcagctttagtttaatgcaaagtactttgatagtctctactgcgtatgtctgtctgtctgtctgtctgtctacatgtctgtctgtctgtctgtttgtctctgtgtctctgtttaactctctgtctgctgtctgcctgtctatgtgtcttgtctgtgtaGGCCTGTTtatgtgtccgtctgtctaagtctatctgtctctctgtatgtctgtctatttgtctgtcttgtgtctgtctgtgtctgtctgtctgagactgtctgtctaacactctgtctgcctgcctgtctgtctgctcatgtgtctgtcagtctatgtgtctgtccaactgtttCTTACTTTTCTGTGCGTGCTTGTATCACTGTGTATAAACTATTTCTATTGATCATATAACTAAATAGTAAAACTCACTAAAATAGACTGGCTCTGATTCTGATCCATTGCCCTTTGCGTTAGCAGACCAGACACGAAACCAGTAGTACTTCTTTGATCCATCCGAATCTTCCTTTTCTAAGTCACTAATAGTATATTCCTCAGTTgtctaaacacaaacaacttttACCATAACCAAGTACAGCATCACATCTCCATGTGTCTAtcgtctgtctacctgttggtctatttgtccatgtgtctgcctatctgtctattGTTCGTCTGTGAGTttggctatctgtctgtttatgtgccTGTccatatatttgtctgtctaacgtttgtctacatgtcagTCTATAggtctggctatctgtctatgtgtccctttgtttgtctatcatttgtgtgtgtgtctgtctgtccttatgtgtctgtctcttgtttgtctgtgtctgtccgtctgtttatgtctctgtccatatgtttgtgtctattgTTGGTCTACATatctggctatctgtctgtttatgagTCTGTCCACATActtctgtctattgtctgtctacatgtctgtctattgtttgtccatggatctggctatctgtctgtttatgagtctgtccatatacttgtctgtctattgtctgtctacatgtccgTCTATCGTTTGTTCATGGatctggctatctgtctgtttaagaGTCTGTCCATATATGTTGCTGTCcatttatgtctgtctatcatctgTCAACATATCTGTCAATTGGTTGTCCAAGTGTCTGGCTATCCGTTTATTTTTCTATCAtctgtatatgtgtctgtctgtctattgttggTCTATGTGcctggctatctgtctgtttatgtgtctgtccatatatttgtctgtctattgtctgtctatgtctgtctattgtttgtccatagatctggctatctgtctgtttatgtgtctgtccatatatttgtctgtctattgtctgtctacatgtctgtgtattgtttgtccataggtctggctatctgtctatgtgtccgtttgtctgtctatcatctgtgtgtgtgtgtttatgtgtctgtctattgcttgtcggtgtctgtctgtctgtttatgtgtctgtccatatatttgtgtctattgttGGTCTACATATTTGTCTATCGCTTGTTTATGAGTCTGTccatatatttgtctgtctatgtgtctagttatctgtctgtctgtctatgtgtttgtccatttatttgtctgtctatcatctgtctacatgtctgtctattgtttgtcaatgtgcCTGTCTATTGTCCATCCAcgcgtctgtctgttgttagTCCAAGTGCCTGTACGATTAACTACCACCTGTCCATGTATCAGTCCATGTATATAAATATGTCTAACTACCGTTTGTCCATCATGTAtctttgtctatgtgtctatcaGTCTATCGTCTGTCCACTTGTTGTCCATCTATTGTCCGTTtagtgtctgtttctctgtccatctatctgtctacttgtctgtccacctaCTTCCTGCCCGACTAGCAATCTgcatatttaaaaaattattagtaaatttataatttattttccTGCCCTCCATCCTGTATTTCTATGTCAACCATCATTCTATTCTCACTAGCTTACACCATTGACTGTTGCCACGGCGATCTCCGAATTGTCGTTAATGCTCCTACTGAAGCCCCAGTTTACATAGGATGCTGTCACCGGATAGTCCATCGGCGTTGCTGGTTTTGAGTTCGTCCAAGTTATGAGCACAGAGAAGCGATTCAAAGTGCCATctttgatcacgtgactaacatGTAATGGCACACCGGGCACAGAAAAGTCTAGAAATGAGACAAAGTGTGAGGCCATCAAGCACGATGATATCATGTGTGTGAGAACTATTTGTACAGAAGAAGTCTGAATTGACACACTCGACTACAGTTTTaggttgttaattaaagtagaactctcaccaaaaatcaacaatctctcggataaaagctgtcacttcatgacacaaccctttgcaaccatTTACTGTAGACGTTTACCATAAAGAAGAAACAAAGCATTGAAATCActtgtgtgggcgtgtctaGTACCCATATTTTGCACGAGCATAAagcttggttcacaatattgatgccGCCGTCGtgacgtcaatattgtgaacaagaacaaagtGGCGTGGCGTCATGACGCTGGGATAGAGCAAAGTTTAGCCTCGAAGtttcagaccgtctcccaaagaaatgagagacggtctggatcaacttctgatcaaatCGAGTTCGAAAGTAGGCGTAGTCATCTAAGTGAAATGGAAGAGTTGTAACAGTCAAAAACACCTCTTTAGATAACAGCACTATCCCACCCAATGTGACAATAGGAGATCGATTACTATGTTTTAGAGGTGTGTTCATACAAGGTGCGTGGTAATCAGCTGTGATGGCGGCAAATCTGCAGCAGTCTGCTGTTCGGGATGCGTTGAATCAATTTCGAGTGTTGGGCGCTGTTTCAAAGGCACGGTCAAGTGCAGTTTTACATCACGAAagacgcacgtgcatgcaatcaattacGGGCTGTCTTTACACGCAATTGTCCAACACGCCTTTGCCAGAAGCCGTGCATGTCATTACAGAACCCTCGATGTTCATTAAAGTGGcggcagcttgctgattgACTGACTCGGATCACTTCCGAACTCGGCTTGATCAGAAGctgatccagaccgtctctcacttcttttgggagacggtcgggaaattcgaggctaagcAAAGTTCTATTCCAGTGTCAAAAACCGGAAGTTGTCGGCGTCAAATGTAACCACGTGGGCATGTTTAGTGAATCAGCAAAGCTATAAGCATCCCTGATCTAGAAAGGGAAGAAATGTGATTGACGCCGCAAGAGTAACAGCAAGAGAAGGATCATCATCAAAATAGTTGCCAAGATTAGACACGCGTGTGTGATCTGACTCGAGACTCCAGACCAATCTTGATGCACAACTTAGTGACGTCTCAAGATATTGTGAACAGGACGCCGCCGAGTTGACGACGTTgccgtcaatattgtgaaccaggcataactctgattgctggttagcaaggatACCTGTCAACTTGTCAAGGTTCCAAAGAATTGAGACATATGGTgggaagttgtgatttattgtctaaagcaaactgggacccttcttagattagctcatagatcatgtcctgctgcattttgggtgcgttagaAGCACTTGGTACGGTTagacctaaagtagttacttccgGAGAGTAACACTCCCTGCTACTACATAAGGGGAATCGTCTAAACAACTCgttgcccattctctgcttctgtggctggctggaccGTAAGCtgcctgcaggaagatactagGCCTtctatctttctttcaacaagttttagtatttggtgaaaGTTCCCTTGTAAAGTAATAATgggacagaaagaaagacaaacacactgactgaagggtagacagacagacagacagacagcattaCAGGATCGTTCACGTAAGCAATGAACAGCAAACAATCTGATGACCGGCAGCTACATCAAACCCCATCATTAATGCAGGTATCTCTAGACGAAATTGCTGCCCATCACGTATAGTaagtagacagacatcaaTCTATGGCATCTCATGGCAAACTTCCCTCTACCAATTTGATGTATACTGCATGACCCCATCGCTTCATGAGATTTCACATCGACTCGTTTCCCTTTCTCCCATAACTCAAACAATCCACTCACCCTCAGTCAGTATATAATCTTCTTCTGATGTCTTTCCAAAGATACCTTTTGTGACTGCCAATATCTATGGGCAACAGAAACCATTAGATGCATTTTGCAAAGAGAAACCGTTCATCACGATGTGAGACTGCAAAGGACTTGAATGCAAGGTAACGGTATGAATGACATGTTGCTGTAATATTTCAATGTTGTCTTTTGGTGCTGTTGTATTGAAGCAGGTCATACTGagcatgtctgcctgtctatctgtctgtctgtttgtctgtgtgtatctgtctgtctgtcttttctgtctgtctgtctgtctttgtgtccgtctgtttgtctgtctgtctgtctgtgtgtctttctgtctgtctatctgtctgtctgtctatctgtctgtctgtctgtctgtctgtacacacAGTACGTATCAAGAGTTACACACCTTGAACCAATATCTAGTTCCTGGCTCCAGCTCTGGAAAAATAACTGAGAACTTCTGTCCAACAGCATCACTCTATGAATACAAAGATGGTGTAAATGAATaacacaaaccgacagacCACGTGTCAAATGCTGACAATAAACAATCGacgcacatgcagacagacagaaaagacaagacaaacaggaagacagacagacaagacagaccaacatacaaacatacagacagccagacagacatacaatcaaacactcaaacaaccagacaactaaacaagcaagacacacacaattcaTCGCAAAGACACACCACGTAGATATCTTTCTCTCCCAGTTTCACGCTGTCCTCTTTCAATATCGGTACCGAATGCCGTCCTGTTCCATACTCAAGTCGATATCTATGAAGGTCTGGATGATAATCCACCGGCAACGGCCACGTAACCGTGACGTTGATATGATGACTGAGCGTCTTCACTTGAGACAGAGACGGAGTACCAGACACAAAACGACTTGAATCGTCCATGTCTTTCGTCACGTTACGAAACACTAGCAGCGAAACATCAAGACAAATTATTAGAATGTGAGCAAGTGTAATAGCACGATACGTTGTGTATACACAATGTCAGTTAGTTGGTACTTTATGGTCTGATTTTTGGGATCATGATTTTTAGACTGACATGATCTGATGGACTATGGTAAGTGTGCTTCGTGACAAAGTGGGGATTCGGCTTTTCTGCTGTTAGACTCTGATGAAATTGTTTTGTGATAAAATActcagcagacagacaaacaggcagatagattgacagacagacagacagataatttattctcacacagattctacttgtacatatgctaggattttttaaaataCATATGAGTCCTTGCAAataacaaagtcattaactaatggacttgactttgaatgtcaaaatcaaataatctatttAAATCACCATAATTAGgtaacagttttgaaagtaacagacagatagacagacagacagacaggcagacaaacaagccggcaagcagacagacagacagatagacatacagatagacatacagacagagagacggacagacagacaggctgactgaaaaacagacagagacagactgacagacatacaaacagacagacagactgacgaaGAAActcacagagacagacagacagactgatagacagacagactgatagacagacagacagactgatagacagacagactgacggagacatatagacaaacatacacacagaaacagacatacagagagacagactgactgacagatagacagagacagatgtacagacatacagagagactcacagagatagagagacagacagacagatggatagacagacatacagacaggtaaacaaaccaacagacagacagacagagaacagacagacacagacggacagtaGTTCTTTGCataattgtatcatagtttgatgtataAAGTCAATTATTTTTAACAGACAAAGCAACAGAGCAACAgtgcaacagacagacagagcaacagacagagcaacagacagacagactgaaagacagacagacagaaagacagacagaaaacaccACAAAGACAGTCACACCAGAAAGGGAAGCAGCAAAACAGTCATAAACATATGGAGCACCATTGGCTTCCAAGAAATCTCCCTCTACTAGCAACCATCTCCTGTCTcatactaattaaataataatgcACTCAATCATATCAAGTGCTCAGCACTTCCACAGGAGACAGTCTGTCTAATaacacataacaacaacataaactCATTAGCAGCTCCCTCTCTTTGATAGGGATAAAAGACCCAAACAAATGCGTCATTAGAACTAAATCGATTTGCATCTCTTGCTGTTATAAACACATacagagagaaagaaagatagacacacacagacacacacacatacagacatgcacgcatgcatgcacacgcgcacgcgcacgtgcacgtgcacgcacacacacacacacacacacacacacacacacacacacacacacacacacacacacacaccacaaacagacagattgtcatatttgaacgcttactctaccgACAAGCTTTatagcaccctagcttcgtctaccccaatcagtgtccagtatcTGCTTACGATAagtgacatatcccacttcccCTACATATTGACCAATCAATAAATCGGCCATATAATTGCCTGGGGCTAatggtttatcaagatgtgaattgtttgtgcaagGGTATGAATgcctcagctgggtgctacaagccggttatagaccttctggcaagtgtataaagAATACACCCTGCTGCGGCCAGCTCATTAGCACTGGGGGGGGGGAGAAAAGCAGGGTGTATTTCAtttatacactcgccagcACTCAccagcggtctataacctataccTAACTTTATGCAGAACaataacagacacacagacagacagacagacagacagacagacagacagacagacagacagacagatagacagactatCTGCTACAATTGATGGAGCTGCGGCATcaagaagagaagacagaaAAAAGGCAATATACGAAAAAGAAACATATCCAGGAGGTCTGTCTGTACAGGTGATTCCCCTAGTATTAGAACATTATGGGAGATGGGGGAAAATGCAGAGTGCTATCTAAACACCTTGTCAAAAAGATCAAGAGGTGACAAAGGCCGATAAAATGCAAGTAAATTCAAAGACTACTGGAGAAAgcgaattgccatcaagctgcagcagtgcaatgctCGTGTGTTCCAGAAGAAGACATCTGACAAATAGCATTCTAGCATAAACAAGGACTTTGTCCTTATAAtcttatagaacttgaaatctgtatggactcgtaattagcttttatttgctattgtaccatagttcatgtctgaaaatatactaccattgacagacagacagacagacagacagacagacagacagacagacagacagacagacagacagacagacagacagacagacaaacagacagacacagacagacacaaacacaaatgcacagacacacagacacagacacagacacagacacacacgagcacacacacgagcacacacactcacactcactcacgcccctacacacacatacacacacacacacacacacacacacacacacacacacacacacacacacacgaagtaTAGCCAGCAGTCTATTCATACATTATGCATACAACGCAAACACTATTTGGTAGGTATGCTTCACagtatacacacaaaacatttgCCTAATGTTTCTCTGAAACGTTTACAGTCACAGATGATTTTAAAGAAAGACACTTGAGAGAGAGTTTGCTTACTGTAATTAAATACACAAGCACTCAATCAAGTCCCAAGCACTCCATTAAGTCAGCACTTCCACAAGAATCAGTCAGTCCATTTAACAACATATAATGTGTTTAACACAACACATTAGGGGCTAGCTCTCTTTGAGTGAGATAAGGGCAGAGACAAATGCATCATTAGAACTACAATTGGTTGGCATCTCCTgctgttacacacacacacacgcacacacacacacacacacacacacacacacacacacacacacacacacacacacacacaaacacacacacacacacacacacacacacacacacagacacagacacagacacagacaccaacacacaagacagaaatAGAGCCGCCAGTCTATCGACACAAGATGCACACAACATTTGGAAGGTATGCTTACAATACTAACAAAATGTTTGCATAACGCTTCTCTAAAATGTTTACAGACCATCTAAAACACACTTCTAAGAAGACATTTGTTTATGCTATTTAGACTTCCTCTATACCCTCATTTCCAAGCTAACCCAATAGAGCAACAAtaatgagagagagagagagagaggcataCAGTATCAACGTTTTAGAGTCATAATAATAGACGGCTGTAGTATCAACCTTTCctaacaagaacaaacaaaaacaattagTCTGTTGCCCTCTATGTATAGTGCCCACTTCAGAGGAAGCCACAACGTGTAGTGCTTCACAGCTGCAGGGAAGATAAAGATATCCAAGTCACTTAGAAAAATGAATTcaagatggatggacaggATTAGCAAGACAATTAGGAAGGAAACAAGTAGCCTCTACTGTACACCAACAATCTTTCTAAACTGAGCCAAAAAGGGTAtatgatagacaaacagataaacaagcaaaggaatagacagatggacaaactaaTGGGAAtacacagatgaacaaacagatggacaacaaATGGATActcaaacagataaacaagtaGATTCTACTGTAGACAAACTATCTTTCTAAACAGAGCCAGTCAGCCAAcaagccagacagacagacaatcaactggaacatccagtgtgaatgtggcaagttggcagatgaatatcatcttATATGCACACATGGAGGTGAGACTGTGTGGCAGCATGCATGGAGAACTTGTCTACATAAATCAAAGATTCATCACAAGAAAGAACCTCAACATgttactctggaaatgagaacagaccagacatagttgtgtacgactctgggtgtagctatgaccttgatgtagccATGGCTCATCTTATCAGCCGAGACACTTTAAAGTAGGCAGCTTTAGAAGACAGTTTCATTGCAGAAAGAAGGGAGGCAAGGAAGATGGTCAAAtacgaaaaacaacaacttcccggcaatacatcaagcctcaatttcactcctctggtatttgaacattttggaacttggggatcagaagctaccaactttaacaaactagccagaagatcaagagacatcgaaggctatacaaataaagctgactttagaggtttttggaggaaTAAATTCTTCTCAAAAAATTTACAATGATgtaaagtcatcctccacaagctgactcgtgtcttacctggagaagtagatgaaaACATATAggatagagactatcaaagtagtttgcaattaaactaaagctgaactcagcaGCTTAtctgcatttagtgttagaaatgaaACATAGATTTTGTGGGTTTAATTGCTATATAACGAACTTccgtatctatagcttgtaatagttcatacatatgaaacataaagatttgacagacagacagaccaaccgacagacagacagaccaaccgacagacagacagaccaaccgacagacagacagaccaaccgacagacagacagaccaaccgacagacagacagacagaccaatcaCTCTACCCCACTTGTCCAGTCAACAAATTTGAACTCAAACCGTGAACATAAATTTGGGTCACACACTACACTTAGTGTCTATATAACCAGAGTTATAATATCTACGTACTGTTTACGTTTATACAAATAAATCTTCTAATACCTGCAGTTTTGACTGCTCGGTTGTCataagttgatatcaacattggTACAGAGCCAACTGTGGATCGATACGAACAGCCCTGAGTGCCATGTGGGCTGTCGGATTTGCTTGCTACAAAATGCTGGAAAGGACACAAATGGAAGGAAGTCAGAAAACCAATTTTTTCAATGGTTGTGTGGTTGATCACCTTGTGCTTGTGCTTACTCGTCTGCCTATTTGCCTGCCTAGAAGTCTGGACTGTGCTGTCCATttggctgtctatctgtcagtacTTGCAATAGACGTgccttagttaattaagtatctGTTGTAtgctgtgcatgtgtctgtctgtctgctggtttgtttgtctgtctgccggtttatctgcctgtctgtctgccggtttgtctgtctgtctgtctgtctgtatgccggtttgtctgtcagttgtgtgtgtgtgtgtgtgtgtgtgtgtgtgtgtgtgtgtgtgtgtgtgtgtgtgtgtctgtgtgtgtgttcaatgtttgtctgttatctgtctgtcttgtccatctttctgtctgctagcctctatctgtgtgtctgtccatctcatctgtccatctctgtgtttgtctgtctgcctgtctgtccatgtctatCTATCCCTCATCTTGTCCATCCGTCTCCTTTCGTTTgactgctgtctgtctgtctgtctgtctgtccgtctctgtctgtctgtccatccgtcttgtctgtctctctgcttgtgtctgtctgtctttctgtctgtccagcttgcctgtccatctctctgtctacgcctgtccatctgtattgTCCGTTGTCTccttgtgtctgtccatctgtctgtcttgtctgtctcattgtgtctgtccatctgtctgtctgtctcattgtgtccatctgtgtggcAGTCTAccttgtctgtccgtccgtcttgtctgtctgtccatctgtcttgtctgtctgtccatctgtcttgtctgtcggtctgacTGTTCAcctcatctgtccatctgtttgtttacgtctgtctgtctgtctggctgtctgtctgtctagatccATCTCCCCCTTACCTTCGCGACAATAAGATCAAACAGCATCCTATCACGACAAGGCTCTGAGCCCTGTGACAGACCACTTGCCTCttccctcacacacacataataacACAACGCCTTATCtaaccacacacagacacaccaacatcaagcacaaacaacaacacaaatcaacGTTCTCACTCATTGCTGGCTCTTGCCATGAGACTTCAACGTCCACCATTTTGCTATCCATTGGGTTCCTGAAACCCAACAGTCGGAGATCTTTCACCAGACCGGGAGTTTTATGGCTCACATTCACACATTTCTTGTCTACTGAATATGCTAACGCTgcagacacaaaaacataaatatcaatgcAGTCAAAGAGAAGTGGACATGTTGGGTGTCAAATAGCGAGTGCACATTTCAAGtgatttctctgtctgtgtctctgtcatTTATTTGACAACATGatggtgtgtgtatatgtggtATGCATGCTAAATCGTTTGTGTTCAAACTGAAGATAGATAATTAAGCCTCAATGTGTATAGTGATGgctgaatgtgttgtgtgtgtgtgtgtgtgtgtgtgtgtgtgtgtgtgtgtgtgtgtcagtgcacgtgtgtgtccatgtgtgtgtgtgtgtgtgtgtgtgtgtgtgtgtgtgtgtgtgtgtgtgtgtgtgtgtatgtgtgtgtatgtgcgtgtgtgtggtgtgtgtgtgtgtgtgcatgtgcatgtgtgtgtgtgtgtgtgtgtgtgtgtgtgtgtgtgtgtgtgtgtgtgtgtgtgtgtgtgtgtgtgtggtgtgtgtgtgtgtgtgcgtgtggtgtatgtgcgtgtggtgcatgtgtgtgtgtgtgtgtgtgtgtgtgtgtgcgtgtgtgtgtgtctgtgtctgcatcTGCGTGTGTcccccgtgtgtgtgtgtgtgtgtgtgtgcatgtgtgtgtgtgtgtgcatgtgtgtgtgtgtgtgcatgtggcgtgtgtgtgtgtgtgtgtgtgtgcgtgtgtgtgtgtgtgtgtgcgtgtggtgtgtgtgtgtggtgtgtgtgtgtgtgtgtgtgtgtgtgtgtgtgtgtgtgtgtgtacgcgtgcatgcatgcttagTGATGTGGCACCTATCAATCTTGCATAAGTCATAATGACCTGAACAGCATGCAAACTCCataaaattaatcaaataattaaattattattctAAATCACACGATTCAGTGAAATTGATTAACAAATATTTTAATCACTCAAAAATCTACACTTACGTGAAGTCAGTGAAAAACCCTGTGTTCCGTTTACGTTGACTGTTGCCACACGAAATACATACAAATGATCGTCACTGAGATCCAGCGAGTCATGAGGGAGTTCTATGAAGTTCTGTTCTGCCTGTAAAGAAAAGAGACGATCAAGAT of the Corticium candelabrum chromosome 2, ooCorCand1.1, whole genome shotgun sequence genome contains:
- the LOC134176587 gene encoding ephrin type-A receptor 3-like; this translates as MTVLRLVHALALASTLFPAAATAVSRSLMEMRVLEARCFARCFKYNATATEGVQVWAPYSFAGFKNCSYPCSFFNETESTCLKKCRNQFGSLPDSLAECNEGCGFVTRVKSEAVGASFSPGSPYVPAIPSSPIVTQVSDVVTLQWEATNRDHSKLDVRHGPGRAAVFVIQYASIECGPPQAFDWKTGSHPAEQNFIELPHDSLDLSDDHLYVFRVATVNVNGTQGFSLTSPLAYSVDKKCVNVSHKTPGLVKDLRLLGFRNPMDSKMVDVEVSWQEPAMNKALCYYVCVREEASGLSQGSEPCRDRMLFDLIVAKHFVASKSDSPHGTQGCSYRSTVGSVPMLISTYDNRAVKTAVFRNVTKDMDDSSRFVSGTPSLSQVKTLSHHINVTVTWPLPVDYHPDLHRYRLEYGTGRHSVPILKEDSVKLGEKDIYVSDAVGQKFSVIFPELEPGTRYWFKILAVTKGIFGKTSEEDYILTEDFSVPGVPLHVSHVIKDGTLNRFSVLITWTNSKPATPMDYPVTASYVNWGFSRSINDNSEIAVATVNGTTEEYTISDLEKEDSDGSKKYYWFRVWSANAKGNGSESEPVYFSYKSPSDQLLVAYVASPLVFSVIVALVIAIVFYCHWRRKRQKIILVAHPLSMTSNLLYGQPPVSPCEVPDEWEVAANRISLDNKLGEGFFGEVWRANIKGTFGPSERHASVVRTLSVKKRLEHRKSCEEVSIPVAVKLLKGTATEEDRRDLVNEIKLMKRIGCHKHIVSMLGCCTMSELYLIVEFVPYGDLLNFLRKNRLNSVHSLHSDQPLTAPSLPEDRYVPPNLPTVGSGSRVQSVSSCCQFHDDGTPHVMFTPHLLLSFGHQITQGMEYLHSKDLVHRDLACRNVLVDDNNILKISDFGLCRAIYKDVAYVKKTKGRLPLKWMSIEAIFDREFTKQSDVWSFGVALWEICTMGGFPYPTIPNESLLAKLRSGYRMEKPSNCSQELYDLMLESWNDDPHQRPSFTDLAQIFSKMISSETHRHLLATDVNEDSEYYLLPIQLENLLGEDFGEDSEEDQDDEMPASPPPRYDMVVKAKRMSEGRKLERRVDGAHVLTNGMTEMQEVGVDYDFNLRVQLPSVASKQTVV
- the LOC134176588 gene encoding NADH-ubiquinone oxidoreductase chain 5-like gives rise to the protein MCLSSVYLLVYLSMCLPICLLFVCEFGYLSVYVPVHIFVCLTFVYMSVYRSGYLSMCPFVCLSFVCVSVCPYVSVSCLSVSVRLFMSLSICLCLLLVYISGYLSVYESVHILLSIVCLHVCLLFVHGSGYLSVYESVHILVCLLSVYMSVYRLFMDLAICLFKSLSIYVAVHLCLSIICQHICQLVVQVSGYPFIFLSSVYVSVCLLLVYVPGYLSVYVSVHIFVCLLSVYVCLLFVHRSGYLSVYVSVHIFVCLLSVYMSVYCLSIGLAICLCVRLSVYHLCVCVYVSVYCLSVSVCLFMCLSIYLCLLLVYIFVYRLFMSLSIYLSVYVSSYLSVCLCVCPFICLSIICLHVCLLFVNVPVYCPSTRLSVVSPSACTINYHLSMYQSMYINMSNYRLSIMYLCLCVYQSIVCPLVVHLLSV